A genomic stretch from Hydrogenimonas urashimensis includes:
- a CDS encoding SPFH domain-containing protein → MNMTLTPGFSIAFVLLVAVIVILIKGIRIVPQGEEWVVERLGKFHKLLKPGLNIILPFIDTIRSKMTTRDIILDVTKQEVITKDNAVIIANAVAFIKITDPAKAMYGVENYKLAIQNLIMTTLRSIIGEMKLDEALSNRETIKAKLKEQIVDDVADWGITVKTVEIQDITPSPSMQQAMEQQAAAERERRAIETLAEGKKNAMILEADGKLEAAKREAEAQIKLAEASAEAISQISSSIEGQATGAMFLLGDRYIDALKKLSESDNSKFVVYPADLQESIKGLLGKIRQ, encoded by the coding sequence ATGAACATGACTCTCACCCCCGGATTCTCCATCGCTTTCGTACTCCTCGTCGCCGTTATCGTCATTCTAATCAAAGGTATCCGTATCGTTCCGCAGGGAGAGGAGTGGGTCGTGGAACGGCTCGGAAAGTTCCACAAACTTCTCAAACCGGGTCTTAACATCATTCTCCCTTTCATCGATACGATCCGATCGAAAATGACAACGCGCGACATTATTCTCGACGTCACCAAACAGGAGGTGATCACAAAGGACAATGCGGTCATCATCGCCAACGCCGTCGCCTTCATCAAAATCACCGATCCCGCCAAAGCCATGTATGGCGTCGAAAACTACAAACTGGCCATTCAGAATCTCATTATGACGACGCTGCGCTCGATCATCGGAGAAATGAAGCTTGACGAGGCGCTCTCCAACCGTGAAACGATCAAGGCCAAACTCAAAGAGCAGATTGTCGACGATGTGGCCGACTGGGGAATCACGGTCAAAACCGTCGAAATCCAGGATATCACACCGAGTCCTTCCATGCAGCAGGCGATGGAGCAGCAGGCAGCCGCCGAACGGGAGAGACGTGCCATCGAAACACTGGCCGAGGGAAAGAAAAACGCGATGATCCTCGAAGCCGACGGCAAGCTGGAAGCGGCCAAGCGGGAAGCGGAAGCGCAAATCAAGCTGGCCGAAGCTTCGGCGGAAGCGATCAGCCAGATATCATCTTCCATCGAAGGACAGGCCACCGGTGCGATGTTTCTGCTTGGCGACCGCTACATCGATGCCCTGAAGAAACTTTCCGAATCCGACAACAGCAAATTCGTCGTCTATCCGGCGGATCTTCAGGAGAGTATCAAAGGGTTGTTGGGCAAGATTCGGCAGTAG
- a CDS encoding Crp/Fnr family transcriptional regulator: protein MTHEMVCDILGKSELFSGLDFQELDKIVSACRLTFWKKSMDIDNDEGIETFNIVVQGRVKLMQTDPHSGRSIVIFLLKEGDVFDVLSLLDGQKHIASPVAVSDTYMLRVPMATARNWLETYPELNERFLPYIGKLMRHLESFAETVVFDDTATRLAKLILRHTEKEKKSGENHYPVKIINNLSHELLAEMIGSVRSVVTAQLRKLKEDEIILYKRGYLAVKKLEELAKRYNL from the coding sequence ATGACTCACGAAATGGTATGCGATATCCTTGGCAAGTCGGAACTCTTCAGTGGTCTCGATTTTCAGGAACTGGACAAAATCGTTTCGGCGTGCCGTTTGACATTCTGGAAAAAGTCGATGGATATCGACAACGACGAAGGTATCGAGACCTTCAATATTGTCGTGCAGGGGCGTGTCAAACTGATGCAGACCGATCCCCACAGTGGCCGGAGCATCGTCATCTTTCTTCTCAAAGAGGGGGATGTGTTCGATGTTCTGTCTCTTCTTGATGGCCAAAAACATATCGCTTCGCCTGTCGCCGTATCGGATACCTATATGCTGAGAGTGCCTATGGCGACGGCACGCAACTGGCTGGAAACCTATCCCGAACTGAATGAACGTTTTCTTCCCTATATCGGAAAACTGATGCGACATCTCGAATCTTTCGCCGAAACCGTCGTTTTCGACGATACCGCAACAAGGCTTGCCAAGCTGATTCTCAGGCATACGGAAAAGGAAAAAAAGAGTGGTGAAAATCATTATCCGGTAAAAATCATCAATAATCTTTCCCATGAACTTCTTGCCGAAATGATTGGCTCGGTCCGTTCTGTCGTAACGGCGCAGCTGCGAAAACTCAAAGAGGATGAAATCATTCTCTACAAACGCGGATATTTGGCCGTGAAAAAGTTGGAGGAACTGGCGAAACGCTATAATCTTTGA
- a CDS encoding TIGR00341 family protein, with product MSSPIILLHDHRFEKAHLDELSKKIEETTSRPVERHIFKKRKKNFPDGSLIFVVVPDEEFREWLLHIGDLDVTIVLIPYEHNPLQQASYAIPNKAEEAIALAISESAGKISSHIRCDGKPVIGCVTVGASRWLERAGIVETVRRLFSMRLRTFHIKTAKEQEIKTAALMIEAGDESLLNRKRSYFFKASDNQCRRVAAVIYAPQSIVGALKLRLFLANKKREEAENLPPGIGTLKTETLTITSPDNQPFPFAYDGKTERKRTLVIESVPMKAAILTGASCVGGEEKESVRIQNLPTDSDAIGFFSKKPLPLVPIADESAFAELFKKLRDSAKIRRAYLILLLVSIFMAAVGLFQNSSPTIIGAMILAPLMGPIIAFSMGAIRFDEALMKNSIKTVLFSVFLGLAASAWIAWSMPFAHLTDQMAMRTHPTLLDLAVAIFAGIAAAYGYANSKVGESLAGVAIAVALVPPLCVSGIGIGWGSWSIFSNALLLFLANIVGIVVASGAMFYLMGYASRKYVSTAFFIKLMMVAVIAIPLWLSTRTLLAEEHIYSEFSQIKRIELPKKRVQIQLSRILHKEEGTFAVVTITAHNGLTPEEKSLIARQIKTKLGENVGLIFNFREIY from the coding sequence ATGTCTTCACCCATTATTTTGCTGCATGACCACCGGTTTGAAAAAGCGCACCTCGATGAGCTTTCAAAGAAAATAGAGGAAACGACGTCGCGACCGGTGGAGAGGCACATCTTCAAAAAAAGAAAGAAAAATTTCCCCGACGGCTCTTTGATTTTCGTTGTGGTTCCCGACGAAGAGTTCAGGGAGTGGCTGCTACACATAGGCGACCTTGATGTGACGATCGTTCTGATACCCTACGAGCACAATCCCCTTCAGCAGGCTTCCTACGCCATTCCCAACAAGGCCGAGGAGGCAATAGCACTGGCGATTTCCGAATCCGCCGGAAAGATCAGCTCCCATATTCGGTGCGACGGCAAACCCGTCATCGGATGCGTTACGGTGGGCGCTTCCCGCTGGCTCGAACGTGCGGGCATCGTTGAAACAGTGCGAAGACTCTTCTCGATGCGTTTGCGAACCTTCCATATAAAAACGGCGAAAGAGCAGGAGATCAAAACGGCCGCCCTGATGATCGAAGCGGGAGACGAGTCGCTGCTGAACAGAAAACGATCCTATTTTTTCAAAGCATCAGACAATCAGTGCCGGCGAGTAGCCGCCGTCATCTACGCCCCTCAGAGTATCGTGGGTGCTCTGAAACTACGGCTTTTTCTGGCCAACAAAAAACGCGAGGAGGCCGAGAACCTGCCACCGGGTATCGGCACGCTGAAAACCGAAACGCTGACAATAACCTCTCCCGACAACCAACCTTTCCCCTTCGCATACGACGGCAAAACGGAAAGGAAGCGAACCCTTGTCATCGAGAGTGTACCGATGAAAGCCGCCATTCTTACGGGTGCCAGCTGCGTGGGCGGCGAAGAGAAGGAGAGCGTACGGATACAGAATCTCCCCACCGACAGCGATGCGATCGGCTTTTTCTCGAAAAAGCCGCTGCCGCTCGTACCGATCGCCGACGAAAGCGCTTTCGCCGAACTTTTCAAAAAACTCCGCGATTCGGCGAAGATCCGGCGCGCCTATCTGATACTGCTGCTTGTAAGCATTTTCATGGCGGCTGTCGGCCTCTTTCAGAACTCCTCACCCACCATTATCGGTGCGATGATTCTTGCCCCGCTCATGGGTCCCATCATCGCCTTTTCGATGGGGGCTATCCGTTTCGACGAAGCGCTGATGAAAAACAGCATCAAAACCGTTCTCTTTTCTGTTTTCCTCGGTCTGGCCGCTTCGGCATGGATCGCATGGTCCATGCCTTTTGCTCACCTGACCGACCAGATGGCGATGCGAACCCATCCCACCCTGCTCGATCTCGCCGTCGCCATCTTCGCGGGCATCGCAGCCGCCTACGGCTACGCAAACTCAAAGGTCGGGGAAAGTCTCGCCGGTGTCGCCATCGCCGTGGCGCTCGTACCGCCGCTGTGTGTTTCTGGCATCGGCATAGGCTGGGGGTCCTGGAGCATCTTTTCCAATGCGCTTCTTCTTTTTCTCGCAAACATCGTCGGCATCGTCGTCGCCTCCGGCGCCATGTTCTATCTGATGGGATACGCATCAAGAAAATACGTATCCACCGCCTTTTTCATCAAGTTGATGATGGTGGCGGTGATCGCCATCCCTCTTTGGCTCTCGACTCGCACACTCCTGGCCGAAGAGCACATCTACAGCGAATTTTCGCAGATCAAACGCATCGAACTGCCGAAAAAACGGGTTCAGATCCAACTTTCGCGAATTCTGCACAAAGAGGAAGGCACTTTTGCCGTCGTCACAATCACCGCCCACAACGGTCTGACGCCTGAGGAGAAATCTCTCATCGCCCGGCAGATCAAGACGAAGCTGGGAGAGAATGTGGGTCTGATATTCAATTTCAGGGAAATCTACTGA
- a CDS encoding FtsW/RodA/SpoVE family cell cycle protein, producing the protein MKHRLMFDRRILTHFDFFLLLLILPLLVISLILVKEISPALFRKEIFYIGLGFVIFFLFFLIPWRSIRWLIPFFYWTTILLLLSVDFFGVTKLGAQRWLQIPLIGLTIQPSELFKPAFLLMLGHLIQENPPPPDGYRLREFLKFSLYILLPFLLIAKEPDLGTAMVLLIIGYGVLFLVGVHWKIWAGIAITLAVAAPFLYSNLHDYQKKRIHDFLSEKPSYHVQQSIIAIGSGGMTGKPKEEATQTQLKFLPIASSDFIFAYYVERFGFAGAAILILIYAMLILHILSLGMHARGDYFIQVMAYGIAFLLFVYTSVNILMTIGLAPVVGVPLPLLSHGGSSFINFMVLFGILENFIAFRFKFLYNSGSKVTFL; encoded by the coding sequence ATGAAACACCGATTGATGTTCGACAGGCGCATTCTAACACATTTCGATTTTTTCCTGCTGCTGCTTATTTTACCACTCCTCGTCATCTCTCTGATTCTGGTCAAAGAGATCAGCCCCGCCCTTTTCAGAAAGGAGATTTTCTATATCGGGCTCGGTTTTGTCATCTTCTTTCTCTTTTTCCTGATCCCGTGGCGCTCGATACGCTGGCTGATCCCGTTCTTCTACTGGACGACGATCCTGCTGCTGTTGAGCGTCGATTTTTTCGGGGTGACGAAACTAGGTGCCCAGCGCTGGCTTCAGATTCCCCTCATCGGTTTGACCATCCAGCCTTCCGAACTCTTCAAACCCGCTTTTTTGCTGATGCTGGGCCATCTCATCCAGGAAAACCCACCGCCGCCGGACGGGTACCGGCTCAGGGAGTTTCTCAAATTCTCTCTTTATATTTTGCTGCCCTTTTTGCTGATCGCCAAAGAGCCAGACCTGGGTACGGCCATGGTACTGCTCATCATCGGGTACGGGGTGCTCTTCCTCGTGGGCGTCCACTGGAAAATCTGGGCCGGCATCGCCATCACATTGGCCGTGGCGGCCCCCTTTCTCTACTCCAATCTGCACGACTACCAGAAAAAACGGATTCACGACTTTCTCTCCGAAAAGCCGAGCTACCATGTCCAGCAGTCGATCATCGCCATCGGGTCGGGAGGGATGACCGGGAAGCCGAAAGAGGAAGCGACCCAGACGCAGCTCAAATTTCTCCCCATCGCGTCAAGCGACTTCATATTCGCCTATTACGTGGAACGGTTCGGTTTCGCGGGAGCTGCGATACTCATCCTCATCTACGCGATGCTCATTTTGCATATACTGAGTCTGGGCATGCATGCCAGAGGCGACTATTTCATCCAGGTGATGGCCTACGGCATCGCTTTTCTTCTTTTTGTCTACACCAGTGTCAACATTCTCATGACCATCGGTCTGGCCCCCGTCGTCGGCGTACCTCTTCCCCTTCTGAGCCACGGCGGCAGCAGCTTCATCAACTTCATGGTCCTCTTCGGCATTTTGGAAAATTTTATTGCTTTTCGCTTCAAATTTCTGTATAATTCCGGCTCCAAAGTTACCTTTCTTTAA
- the eno gene encoding phosphopyruvate hydratase, with protein sequence MSKSNIASLRAIEILDSRGNPTVRVFVTLEDGTKASASVPSGASTGEFEAVELRDGDPDRYNGKGVLQACKNVNEIIAPEVVGLDATEQAMIDRLMIELDGTENKARLGANAILGVSMAVAKAAAESQGTELYRYLGGSEARRIPVPCMNILNGGEHADNSVDFQEFMAVPLGAPTFSEGLRYVAETFHTLKKILEARGYATAVGDEGGFAPNLGSNEEAMDLIIEAIEKAGYEPGVDISIAIDSAATSFVVDKKGQYDLKWSGGGILSSDEMIDLAKRWVEKYPIVLWEDPLAEEDWEGFEKFTKELGDKIEVVGDDIFVTNTKFIRRGIREHAANASLIKLNQIGTVTETVDAVRLCLENGWRAFLSHRSGETSDTFLADFAVAMGSGHLKTGSASRSERLAKYNRLLEIEDLLQSNALYYWK encoded by the coding sequence ATGTCGAAAAGCAACATTGCATCGCTCAGAGCGATCGAAATTCTGGATTCACGGGGAAACCCCACGGTTCGCGTATTCGTTACGCTTGAAGATGGCACGAAAGCGAGCGCATCGGTGCCATCAGGGGCCAGTACGGGCGAGTTTGAGGCGGTGGAGCTGCGCGACGGCGATCCTGACCGCTACAACGGCAAGGGGGTGCTGCAGGCGTGCAAAAACGTCAATGAAATCATCGCACCGGAGGTCGTTGGGCTCGATGCCACAGAGCAGGCAATGATCGATCGCCTCATGATCGAGCTCGACGGAACCGAAAACAAAGCGCGCCTGGGCGCCAACGCGATACTCGGTGTCTCGATGGCGGTCGCGAAGGCGGCGGCCGAAAGTCAGGGAACCGAACTCTACCGCTATCTCGGCGGTTCGGAAGCGCGGAGAATCCCGGTTCCTTGTATGAACATTCTCAACGGCGGTGAGCATGCCGACAACAGTGTCGATTTTCAGGAATTCATGGCGGTGCCGCTCGGTGCACCCACCTTTTCCGAAGGACTGCGGTACGTGGCCGAAACGTTCCATACACTCAAAAAGATACTCGAAGCCAGGGGGTATGCGACAGCGGTGGGGGACGAAGGCGGATTCGCCCCCAATCTCGGAAGCAACGAAGAGGCGATGGATCTGATCATCGAAGCGATCGAAAAAGCGGGTTACGAACCGGGTGTCGATATCTCCATCGCCATCGACAGTGCCGCGACATCTTTCGTCGTGGACAAAAAAGGACAATACGATCTGAAGTGGTCGGGTGGCGGCATTTTGTCGAGTGACGAAATGATCGATCTTGCCAAACGGTGGGTCGAAAAGTATCCGATCGTTCTTTGGGAAGACCCGCTGGCCGAAGAGGATTGGGAAGGGTTTGAAAAGTTTACGAAAGAGCTTGGTGACAAAATCGAAGTCGTCGGCGACGATATTTTCGTTACCAATACAAAATTCATTCGCCGCGGCATTCGGGAACATGCGGCAAATGCCTCGCTGATCAAACTCAATCAGATCGGTACGGTTACCGAAACGGTCGATGCGGTGCGCCTCTGTCTTGAAAACGGGTGGCGTGCCTTTCTTTCGCACCGGTCGGGCGAAACGTCCGATACCTTCCTGGCGGATTTCGCCGTGGCGATGGGAAGCGGCCATCTGAAAACCGGATCGGCATCCCGCAGCGAGAGACTCGCCAAGTACAACCGATTGCTTGAAATAGAAGATCTGCTGCAATCCAACGCGCTTTATTACTGGAAATAG
- a CDS encoding histone deacetylase family protein: MKPSVAYMTDPIYLLHDTGPWHPESPERLKAIERRVAPLRERLTTLSPIAVSEKLIASVHSLEHIETVRAHCESLEPIDADTICSAHSWEAALKAAGAGIVAVDALHQGTAHRVFCAVRPPGHHATIERSMGFCLFNNVAIAARYAQTKGFKKVAIVDFDVHHGNGTQDIFYDDGTVLYFSTHQSPAYPGTGSADERGVGEGLGATFNFPFPPGSGDSELVALYEERLAPILEEFSPDILLVSAGYDLHEADPLAQLEVTTEGVRRIVRAILKSSEIPKIFMLEGGYDTHALAECVAVTIEEMLQ, from the coding sequence ATGAAACCATCCGTTGCCTATATGACCGATCCGATCTATCTGCTTCATGACACGGGCCCGTGGCATCCCGAATCGCCCGAACGCCTCAAAGCCATAGAGCGCCGTGTCGCACCACTGAGAGAGCGTCTGACGACGCTCTCCCCCATCGCCGTCAGCGAAAAACTGATCGCTTCGGTCCATTCGTTGGAACACATCGAAACGGTCAGAGCCCACTGCGAGTCGCTGGAACCCATCGATGCCGACACAATCTGCTCCGCCCATTCGTGGGAGGCGGCGCTGAAGGCGGCGGGAGCAGGCATTGTCGCGGTCGACGCCTTGCACCAAGGCACGGCCCATCGTGTTTTCTGTGCCGTCCGTCCTCCGGGCCATCACGCCACCATCGAACGTTCCATGGGATTTTGTCTTTTCAACAATGTGGCCATCGCCGCACGCTATGCCCAGACAAAGGGTTTCAAAAAAGTTGCCATTGTCGATTTCGATGTCCACCACGGCAACGGTACGCAGGATATCTTCTATGATGACGGCACCGTCTTGTACTTTTCGACGCACCAGTCGCCGGCCTATCCGGGAACGGGCTCGGCCGATGAGAGGGGTGTGGGCGAAGGCTTGGGTGCCACTTTCAATTTCCCTTTTCCTCCGGGCAGCGGCGACAGCGAACTCGTTGCCCTCTACGAAGAGAGGCTCGCCCCGATTCTCGAGGAGTTTTCACCCGACATCCTGCTGGTATCGGCGGGATACGACCTGCACGAGGCAGACCCGCTTGCGCAGCTTGAAGTGACCACGGAGGGTGTTCGGCGTATCGTGCGGGCCATCCTGAAAAGCTCCGAGATACCCAAAATTTTCATGCTCGAAGGCGGCTACGACACCCACGCTCTTGCAGAGTGCGTCGCCGTGACGATCGAAGAGATGTTACAATAA
- a CDS encoding NfeD family protein: MEYLGQYVLWWHWIVLGILLIAAEILIPSFVVIWFGIAALVVGGLDFFFQTSFTQELFLWTGISATLLAIYFLFFKKSETVPNVGQSEGEYADIPGVVIEVLDEGRYRARFDLPVLGDRVWIVEAENGEVLKEGDRVLVDRVYGQIIKVRKEGT; the protein is encoded by the coding sequence ATGGAGTATCTGGGCCAGTATGTTTTATGGTGGCACTGGATTGTACTGGGCATCCTTCTCATCGCTGCAGAAATTCTCATTCCCAGTTTTGTCGTCATCTGGTTCGGCATCGCCGCTCTTGTCGTCGGGGGGTTAGACTTCTTTTTCCAGACCAGCTTCACCCAGGAGCTTTTTTTGTGGACCGGAATTTCCGCAACGCTGCTGGCGATCTATTTTCTCTTTTTCAAAAAGAGTGAAACAGTCCCGAATGTCGGTCAGTCGGAAGGAGAATACGCCGACATTCCCGGCGTCGTCATCGAGGTCCTTGACGAAGGACGTTACCGGGCGCGTTTCGATCTTCCGGTACTGGGCGACCGTGTCTGGATTGTCGAAGCCGAAAATGGCGAAGTCCTCAAAGAGGGAGACCGCGTCCTGGTAGACCGTGTCTACGGGCAGATTATCAAAGTCAGAAAGGAGGGCACATGA
- the glgP gene encoding alpha-glucan family phosphorylase produces MPGRDPSANIAIPELPGEIAGLGEIALNLWWTWNPPGKNLFRLINPYLWKESGQNPIELLKKLSQKRLQALVQNEGFMREYRYVYALFRQYMDDTTVYSKEEPLPIAYFCAEYGLHHSLPIYSGGLGFLAGDILKESSDMGLPMVGIGFMYPEGYVRQIIGSDGWQNGANETIDKDRAPIERVLDKDGNHFTIQVPFIDPPVYTSVWKVNVGRVRLYLLDTDIKQNDPWDRQISSHLYTPDMNQRLRQQIVLGIGGYRVLEKLGIEYSILHLNEGHPAFALFERVRSFIENEGFSLDDAIEKVRETSVFTTHTPLQAATDVYSFDMMSHYFEDYWKRLGMDRERFMDFGINPDATGSGFNMTVFGLKMCNHRNAVSKKHCDVTRRIWKNVFDRESAQHVPIDYVTNGVHLSTWLGDELTEELDHVLGENWLNMQDNRDLWSRIDEIDDETIWRLHYTYKVRMVNFIRERVRRKWSDEGIDPVVAMAEGVMLDPDVLTIGFARRMTEYKRPDLILHDLDRLEKIIDNFARPVQIIFAGKAHPADTPGKQIIQRIFKVAQDPRFRGRIAFVEDYGENVAKYLVRGCDVWLNNPLVPMEACGTSGMKAAINGTLHCSVLDGWWPEGYNGENGWAFGGDISDDAADASVLYDIIEKEIVPLYYSIDEHHYPAEWIGRMKASIKSIAPAFSGRRMMKDYLRKFYIPISKVCLSWEK; encoded by the coding sequence ATGCCGGGACGTGATCCTTCCGCCAATATTGCCATTCCCGAGCTGCCCGGGGAGATAGCGGGACTCGGCGAAATCGCACTCAACCTCTGGTGGACATGGAATCCGCCTGGAAAAAATCTTTTCAGACTCATCAATCCCTATCTGTGGAAAGAGAGCGGTCAGAATCCGATCGAACTTTTGAAAAAACTCTCCCAAAAACGGCTGCAGGCACTGGTTCAAAACGAAGGTTTCATGCGTGAATACCGTTATGTCTATGCGCTTTTCAGGCAGTATATGGACGACACGACAGTCTACAGCAAAGAGGAGCCTCTGCCCATCGCCTACTTCTGCGCCGAATACGGTCTACACCATTCGCTGCCCATCTATTCGGGCGGGCTCGGCTTCCTGGCCGGTGACATTTTGAAAGAGTCGAGCGATATGGGATTGCCGATGGTGGGTATCGGTTTCATGTATCCGGAAGGATATGTACGCCAGATCATCGGAAGCGACGGATGGCAAAACGGTGCCAACGAGACGATCGACAAGGACAGGGCACCCATTGAACGGGTACTCGACAAAGATGGCAACCATTTCACGATCCAGGTACCCTTTATCGACCCGCCGGTCTATACATCTGTCTGGAAAGTCAATGTGGGACGGGTGAGACTCTATCTGCTCGATACCGATATAAAACAGAACGATCCCTGGGACCGCCAGATTTCGTCGCATCTCTATACGCCGGACATGAACCAACGGCTTCGCCAGCAGATCGTGCTGGGCATCGGGGGGTACCGTGTACTTGAAAAGCTGGGCATCGAATACAGCATCCTCCATCTGAACGAAGGACATCCTGCCTTCGCTCTTTTCGAACGGGTACGGAGTTTTATCGAAAACGAGGGATTCTCACTCGACGATGCGATAGAGAAGGTGAGAGAGACTTCCGTGTTCACGACCCATACACCCCTGCAGGCCGCTACGGATGTCTACAGCTTCGATATGATGAGCCACTATTTCGAGGATTACTGGAAACGCCTTGGGATGGACAGGGAGCGTTTCATGGATTTTGGCATCAATCCCGATGCCACGGGATCGGGTTTCAACATGACGGTATTCGGCCTGAAGATGTGCAATCACCGCAATGCCGTCAGCAAAAAGCACTGCGACGTGACAAGACGCATATGGAAAAACGTATTCGACCGCGAAAGTGCCCAACACGTACCGATCGACTACGTGACCAACGGGGTGCACCTCTCGACATGGCTGGGGGATGAACTGACAGAAGAGCTGGACCACGTACTGGGAGAAAACTGGCTCAACATGCAGGACAACCGCGATCTATGGTCGCGGATAGATGAAATCGACGACGAGACGATCTGGCGCCTGCACTACACCTACAAAGTACGAATGGTCAATTTTATCCGCGAGCGGGTGCGCCGCAAATGGTCCGACGAGGGTATCGATCCGGTCGTGGCGATGGCCGAAGGGGTGATGCTCGATCCCGATGTTCTGACGATAGGTTTCGCACGGCGCATGACGGAATACAAACGTCCCGACCTGATTCTGCACGACCTGGATCGTCTGGAGAAAATCATCGACAATTTCGCCCGGCCGGTTCAGATCATTTTCGCCGGGAAGGCCCATCCGGCCGATACGCCCGGCAAACAGATCATCCAGCGCATATTCAAGGTGGCTCAGGATCCGCGGTTTAGAGGGCGTATCGCCTTTGTCGAGGATTACGGCGAAAATGTCGCCAAATACCTGGTGCGCGGCTGCGATGTCTGGCTCAACAATCCGCTCGTTCCGATGGAGGCATGCGGCACCAGTGGCATGAAAGCGGCGATCAACGGAACGCTGCACTGCTCGGTACTCGACGGGTGGTGGCCCGAAGGCTACAACGGCGAAAACGGCTGGGCGTTCGGCGGTGACATCTCCGATGATGCGGCCGATGCTTCTGTCCTGTACGACATCATCGAAAAAGAGATCGTTCCTCTCTATTACTCGATCGACGAGCACCACTACCCTGCAGAATGGATCGGCCGGATGAAAGCTTCGATCAAAAGCATCGCCCCCGCATTCAGCGGCCGGCGCATGATGAAAGATTATCTGCGGAAGTTCTACATCCCCATTTCGAAAGTGTGCCTCTCATGGGAAAAATGA
- a CDS encoding 2,3-bisphosphoglycerate-dependent phosphoglycerate mutase, producing the protein MGKMILLRHGESLYNRENLFTGWTDIDLSERGLAEAREAGEILKRYRLYPDICFASWLRRAIHTAQIVMKEMAWEHIDCIKHWKLNERHYGAWQRHNKEEIKKEVGEERFLAVRRGYDTPPPPLKEGDPRLAESDPKYRKIDPQLLPRGESLKDTRKRTLNYFVERIAPQLALGKTVLVSAHGNSLRALVMAIEHLTPMQIVKVEIPTAKPIVYEFDETLHLLGKTDLGRMATL; encoded by the coding sequence ATGGGAAAAATGATCCTGCTGCGTCACGGAGAGAGCCTTTATAACCGGGAGAATCTCTTCACCGGCTGGACCGATATCGATCTGAGCGAACGGGGTCTTGCCGAGGCACGGGAGGCCGGTGAAATTCTGAAACGGTACCGGCTCTATCCGGATATCTGTTTTGCTTCGTGGCTCAGGCGGGCTATCCATACGGCTCAGATCGTCATGAAGGAGATGGCATGGGAACATATCGATTGCATCAAACACTGGAAACTCAATGAACGTCATTACGGTGCCTGGCAGCGGCACAACAAAGAGGAGATAAAAAAAGAGGTGGGAGAGGAGAGATTCCTCGCCGTTAGACGGGGTTATGACACCCCGCCGCCGCCGTTGAAGGAGGGTGATCCGCGTCTTGCGGAGAGTGATCCGAAGTATCGGAAAATCGATCCGCAGCTTCTGCCTCGCGGCGAATCGCTGAAAGATACCCGCAAGCGTACACTCAACTATTTTGTCGAAAGGATCGCGCCGCAACTGGCTCTTGGCAAAACGGTCCTGGTGAGTGCACACGGCAATTCGCTGCGAGCCCTTGTCATGGCGATCGAGCATTTGACACCCATGCAGATCGTCAAAGTGGAGATACCCACCGCAAAACCGATCGTCTATGAATTCGACGAAACACTGCACCTGCTTGGGAAAACCGATTTGGGGAGAATGGCGACTCTCTGA